The following proteins are co-located in the Massilia litorea genome:
- the prsK gene encoding XrtA/PEP-CTERM system histidine kinase PrsK yields the protein MDSVSLTSIATYSYGLAAVGFLLLGVPLLTSWRGRAHGPLLVAACLISAFWAASLAWAATDLLMWTDLSDGFEVARNAVWSLFLVVLLGDWRAPGSRLPLKLRPALFAAAVCYLVALAAASLGYWDLALLESVLPVTVRVVQAVGGMLLVEQAYRNKTTQERWAIKFACLGIGGMFAYDFYLYSHAMLFREVDPDIWAARGVINALTVPLLALSMRRAKSWRSPLAVSRRAMFHSAALFGSAIYLLAMGSAGYYLRYFGGSWGTVMQVTFLFGALLLLAGILFSGTFRAWLKVFISKHFYSYGYDYREEWMRFTRTLSEAGPNLGERTVQAVAALVESPGGALWQRREAGRFEPVAAWEVPLPDVAEPADSALCRFLESTQWVIDLGEYADDPDKYEGLVLPEWLRDFPRGWLVVPLMMGANKLFGFVVLHTARSPVKLNWEVLDLLEIAGSQAASYLAQQDAADALMTARQFESFNRMSTFVVHDLKNLVSQLSLMNANAEKHKNNPEFQADMLETVSLSVQKMRLMLQKLSRIDVQEKPVPLAVDQVVRQAVANKAAFEPRPQLDLRDTGLRVLADRERLERVVGHLIQNAIEATPKEGSVTIGLYQDGEAVRIEITDTGEGMSEEFIRERLFKPFESTKSAGMGIGVFESREYINELGGRLEVSSKPLSGTTFKVILPLYKQDALLVDRAA from the coding sequence ATGGATAGTGTCTCTCTCACCAGTATCGCCACCTACAGCTACGGCCTCGCGGCCGTCGGCTTCCTGCTGCTGGGCGTGCCGCTTCTGACGAGCTGGCGCGGGCGGGCGCACGGCCCGCTGCTGGTGGCGGCCTGCCTCATCTCGGCCTTCTGGGCCGCCTCCCTGGCCTGGGCCGCCACCGACCTGCTGATGTGGACCGACCTCTCCGACGGCTTCGAGGTGGCGAGGAATGCCGTCTGGTCGCTGTTCCTGGTCGTCCTGCTGGGAGACTGGCGCGCGCCCGGCAGCCGGCTGCCGCTGAAGCTGCGGCCGGCCCTGTTCGCGGCGGCCGTCTGCTACCTGGTCGCGCTGGCCGCGGCCAGCCTCGGCTACTGGGACCTGGCCCTCCTGGAAAGCGTGCTGCCGGTGACGGTGCGCGTGGTGCAGGCGGTCGGCGGCATGCTGTTAGTGGAACAGGCCTACCGCAACAAGACCACCCAGGAACGCTGGGCCATTAAATTCGCCTGCCTCGGCATCGGCGGCATGTTCGCCTACGATTTTTATTTGTACAGCCACGCGATGCTGTTCCGCGAAGTCGACCCCGACATCTGGGCCGCGCGCGGCGTCATCAATGCGCTGACGGTGCCGCTGCTGGCGCTGTCGATGCGGCGCGCCAAATCGTGGCGCTCGCCGCTGGCGGTGTCGCGCCGCGCGATGTTCCACTCCGCTGCCCTGTTCGGCTCGGCCATCTACCTGCTGGCGATGGGCTCGGCCGGCTACTACCTGCGCTATTTCGGCGGCAGCTGGGGCACGGTGATGCAGGTCACCTTCCTGTTCGGCGCCTTGCTGCTGCTGGCCGGGATCCTGTTCTCGGGCACCTTCCGCGCCTGGCTGAAGGTGTTTATTTCCAAGCATTTCTACAGCTACGGCTACGACTACCGCGAAGAGTGGATGCGCTTTACGCGCACGCTTTCCGAAGCGGGGCCGAACCTGGGGGAACGCACCGTACAGGCCGTGGCCGCCCTCGTCGAAAGCCCGGGCGGAGCCCTGTGGCAGCGCCGTGAAGCGGGCCGCTTCGAGCCGGTCGCGGCCTGGGAAGTGCCGCTGCCGGACGTCGCCGAGCCCGCCGACTCGGCCCTGTGCCGCTTCCTCGAATCGACCCAGTGGGTGATCGACCTCGGAGAGTACGCGGACGACCCGGACAAATACGAAGGGCTCGTGCTGCCCGAGTGGCTGCGCGATTTTCCGCGCGGCTGGCTGGTGGTGCCGCTGATGATGGGGGCAAATAAACTGTTCGGCTTCGTCGTGCTGCATACGGCGCGCAGCCCCGTCAAACTGAACTGGGAAGTGCTGGACTTGCTCGAGATCGCCGGCAGCCAGGCCGCCAGCTACCTGGCCCAGCAGGATGCGGCCGACGCGCTGATGACGGCGCGCCAGTTCGAATCGTTCAACCGCATGTCCACTTTTGTGGTGCACGACCTCAAGAACCTGGTTTCGCAGCTGTCCCTGATGAATGCGAACGCGGAAAAGCACAAGAACAATCCCGAATTCCAGGCCGACATGCTGGAAACGGTATCCTTGTCCGTGCAGAAGATGCGCCTGATGTTGCAAAAGCTCTCGCGCATCGACGTCCAGGAAAAGCCGGTGCCGCTGGCGGTGGACCAGGTGGTGCGGCAGGCGGTGGCCAACAAGGCGGCCTTCGAGCCGCGCCCGCAGCTCGACCTGCGCGACACCGGCCTGCGCGTGCTGGCCGACCGCGAGCGCCTCGAGCGCGTCGTCGGCCACCTGATCCAGAACGCGATCGAAGCCACGCCGAAGGAGGGCAGCGTCACCATCGGCCTCTACCAGGATGGCGAAGCGGTCCGCATTGAGATCACCGATACCGGCGAAGGCATGAGCGAAGAGTTCATACGCGAGCGCCTGTTCAAGCCCTTCGAGTCGACCAAGTCGGCCGGCATGGGCATCGGCGTGTTCGAGAGCCGCGAATACATCAATGAGCTGGGCGGGCGCCTGGAAGTATCCAGCAAGCCGCTGTCCGGCACCACTTTCAAAGTCATCCTGCCCCTGTACAAGCAGGATGCGCTGCTCGTCGACCGTGCAGCCTGA
- the prsR gene encoding PEP-CTERM-box response regulator transcription factor gives MTQTKQKLLIIEDDPGLQKQLKWSLDAYDVAVAGDREAALAQIRRHEPAVVTMDLGLPPDPDGSTEGLATLQQILALAPDTRVIVLTGNQDHANAVKAIGLGAYDFHQKPCDPEVLNLVIQRAFFLHDLQQQNRRMQREQAYSPMAGVISRAPSMLKICRNVEKVAPTSASVMLLGESGTGKEVLARAVHALSPRAKERFMAINCAAIPENLLESELFGYEKGAFTGAAKQTKGKVELAHGGTFFLDEVGDLPMPLQAKLLRFLQERVIERIGGHEEIPVDVRIVCATHQKLKELCATGRFREDLYYRLSEIVVTIPPLREREGDAALLAHHFKNKFCAAEGRASLHFAPDAIAAIEAYPWPGNVREMENYIKRAVIMADGNTIVADDLGLPGEGLEEEPINLRQVRDEAEYKAIVKALARVDGNIVKASEILGISRPTMYDLMSRHNIKTGA, from the coding sequence GTGACCCAGACCAAACAGAAACTCCTGATCATCGAAGACGACCCCGGCCTGCAAAAGCAGCTGAAATGGAGCCTCGACGCCTATGACGTCGCCGTCGCCGGCGACCGCGAAGCCGCGCTCGCGCAGATCCGGCGCCACGAGCCGGCGGTGGTGACGATGGACCTCGGCCTGCCGCCCGATCCGGACGGCTCGACCGAGGGTCTTGCCACCCTGCAGCAGATCCTGGCGCTGGCCCCGGACACGCGCGTCATCGTCCTGACCGGCAACCAGGACCATGCGAACGCCGTGAAAGCGATCGGCCTCGGTGCCTACGACTTCCACCAGAAGCCGTGCGACCCCGAGGTGCTGAACCTCGTGATCCAGCGCGCCTTCTTCCTGCACGACCTGCAGCAGCAAAACCGCCGCATGCAGAGAGAGCAAGCCTATTCGCCGATGGCCGGCGTGATCTCGCGCGCGCCCTCGATGCTGAAAATCTGCCGCAACGTCGAAAAGGTCGCCCCGACCTCGGCCTCGGTGATGCTGCTCGGTGAATCGGGTACTGGCAAGGAAGTGCTGGCGCGCGCCGTGCATGCATTGAGCCCGCGCGCAAAAGAGCGCTTCATGGCGATCAACTGCGCGGCGATTCCGGAAAACCTGCTGGAAAGCGAATTGTTCGGCTACGAGAAGGGCGCGTTCACGGGCGCGGCCAAGCAGACCAAGGGTAAAGTCGAACTCGCCCACGGCGGCACCTTCTTCCTCGACGAAGTGGGTGACTTGCCGATGCCGCTGCAGGCGAAACTGCTGCGCTTCCTGCAGGAGCGCGTGATCGAGCGCATCGGCGGCCATGAGGAGATCCCGGTCGACGTGCGCATCGTCTGCGCGACCCACCAGAAACTCAAGGAACTGTGCGCCACCGGCCGCTTCCGCGAAGACTTGTATTACCGCCTGTCCGAGATCGTCGTGACGATCCCTCCGCTGCGCGAGCGCGAGGGCGACGCCGCCCTGCTGGCCCACCATTTCAAAAATAAATTCTGCGCCGCCGAAGGACGTGCATCCCTGCATTTCGCACCCGATGCGATTGCCGCCATCGAAGCCTATCCATGGCCGGGCAACGTGCGCGAGATGGAAAATTATATTAAGCGCGCCGTGATCATGGCCGACGGGAATACCATCGTCGCCGACGACCTGGGCCTGCCGGGCGAGGGCCTGGAAGAAGAGCCGATCAACCTGCGCCAGGTGCGCGACGAGGCCGAGTACAAGGCCATCGTCAAGGCGCTGGCCCGGGTCGACGGCAACATCGTCAAGGCCTCGGAGATCCTCGGCATCAGCCGCCCGACCATGTACGACCTGATGAGCCGTCACAACATCAAGACCGGCGCATGA